The genome window GTGCGCTTGAAGAAGCCCTTGCAGCCCTCGCAGCTGTAAACCCCGTAGTGTTTGcctaggggggggggggggcagagcagtgACAAGACTGCACGTAAGCCCCTCACCATGAAGTGATCTTGCCAACCTGCCTCCAGCCAACTTAGTTTCAGAGTCTCCTCTGTGTTTGCTAGACACAGAGCTGGGGAACAGGGACACCAGAGGGGGTCCAGTCCCACTCTTCCCTCTGACCTCCCCGCCTCATCCCACGTCTGAGCTTCGGGCTTTTAGCTTTCattgcccccaccccagctcacTTGCTCTAAAGAAACCCCATGAGGCTCTGGGAATCCCACAGGGGATGGTaaatggctctctctctctccccctctctgttggTCCTCTGAACCCCCATACCTGAGCTTCGGTCCCCGCAGATGGCACAGAGCCGTTTGCCGGCCCCAGGGCCACCCGGAGGGGGTGGACAGTGCAGGCCCCGGACCCCTAAGACTGGTGGCTTCACATCTTCAGGGGTGCCAGACCCACCCCCAGGGAGCGACACTGTTGAGTTAATCTGGGACAGGGAAACAGGGAAGTCACGGGGAGACTCACGGGAAAGGGAATCTCTCAGAGGTGATGGAAAGCATGCTCTAAAACCCCTAGGGAGGGCCCTGCATTGCACATCCCAGAAGGCATTATCACACTTCGGTCTGTGTGAGGGGCCACCCCTGGAGCACAGCCCAGATATCAGACACAGTGTCCCCTGAAACTGTGTAACACAGTGGCCCAGAGAGACTTGTATCTCAGAAAAGCAGATGGGACCAAAAGGGCAGAAAATCACCGACAGAGGAAAGGGACATTAGGAATATTGGGGTTCCTTTATAGGGCTGGGGAGGTAGCATGCACTGCAAGATCAATCACCTCAAGAAGGGCAAGGGGTCTCACAATGACCACAAGCCTGCCAAGTTAGAGGTCTGGAGATCAATGGGTCATGGGGAAGTACACACAAGGATCTGaggtcacaggaaaacaaggaaatgaaagtggagaggcAGAATGCGGGTCACAACCTCTCACCTGGGGACTGCTGACAGGCCCGGAGAATCctgggggagctggagggggcAGGCCAGGGGACCCCATGGAAGAGCTGATGACTGGGAAGGGGGAGCCCAGTGGGGGTGGCGGCATCGGGGGTGGGGCCCCAGAGCCTCCAAGGGACGGAGTTGCGGAATGGGGGAGAGGGGGCCCGGGAGGAGAACAGGGAGGGGCGCCCTGGGGAAGGGGATTCGGGGAGGAACTGTCTGGGCTTCGGGAGTCTGAAAGAGGGGgatacagagacacacagacataagagagaaaaagagaaaatgagtctTTGATCAGCCAACTGAACAGTTTCAAACCCTcaactcctccctctccctgccccaccccaaacCCCAAACCCACCCCAGTGCCCAAGCCCAGAGACACCCTGCTGTCACGTTAACAGCTTAATTCCTAATTGTGCTGACAGGAGAGGTGTCCCCAaaggagaggaggacagacagTTCAGGTGAGGAAACACTTCAAGCGATGTTATTTGGTCAACACAAGCCCGACGCCCAAGCCTGTCTCGTCTAGGTGGGGCAACACGTGGGATGAACCCTCCATTCCCAGCTTGTAGCCTGAGAATGCAGGGGGGGAGAAAGACAGGCGGAGGAGACACCCCCCTCCTGGGACGCAGGACCTCTGCCTGCCTTCGAATGTGCGGGGTACCCCCACTCGAGGACTCCCGGCCCACGCTGGGGAGCTGCAGGGTGCAGGGCCCAGGGCAGCCGTGGCTCCGGGGGCGGAAGcttccccacccccgccccgccccgggggGAGGGCGCTAGGGCCCTCGCGAGGGAGGGGACGCGTGTTTACAAACAAGGGGGCGGGAGCGCCAGGCACGGAGCaccaagtgggggaggggggttgcaGATAATGCGGTCACTTGGCTGGTAGGTCCCTCTGCTGGGACACTCACCCCGCCCGCTGTCGCCCATCCCGTCCCGTCCAGCCTCCCCCGGCTCCGGCTCCGGGCTTTGTTGCTCTccggctgccgccgccgccgccgccgccgccgccgccgcgggatCCAGCCAGGGCCGTCGCCGCCGCCACCGGGACGCGACCCCACAATGCATTTCTTTTCGCACCCCCACCGGCCCACACTGCCCTGCGGCATGCCGCTGGGGGAGGAAGGGCGGGCGAGCGGCCCAAGACATGGTCCCCCCTGGCAGAGTGTACGGGCACCGGAGAGGTCCCAGCCAGTCCCGAAGGGGCGGCTGAGGGGCGAGCTGAGGACGAGGGAGCCCCAGAGGAAAAAGACTCTGGCCTGAACCCGGGTCGAATCAAGCGCTTCGCTCTGCTCTGTACCGAAATGACAGCGCCGCTGTGGCCGCCATCTTGGTACAGACGGGAAGTCTCCGTGCTAGTTCCGCCCCCTCACCTCGTTGGAAACGGAGGAGGCGGTCTGCTCCCGCCTGTTAGCCGGCCTCGCCCACCCTCCCCTCAAATAACCTCCACACcccgcgcgtgcgcgcgcgcgccaaGGCATGGCGGCTTCGCTGCAAGCGGGGTGCCGCCATATTGGTAAAGGAATGGAGACCGAGGTAGAACGGGAACTTCCTGTTCTCGCGGGAGCTAGAGGCGGGACTGCCACGTCCGAGCAAACCGGGAAAGGCGAGGATCCCGGAGCCGGTGAGAATTCCCTGCTTTTTCCCTCCCGTCCTTTCCAGGCCTTCCCccacctcaccaccaccaccaccacctcgtCATAGAGACGAGGGCCCAGAGAGTCCGTAAACTGGGACGATCAAAGCTTAGAGCGCTGCCCCGGGGGCCCTACATCTGGGAGGAGGTTCGGAATAAAAAGAACGGGCCTTGGGAACAATGTGGGTGGGTGGAGGCAGAATGGAATGGGGGAGCAGCAACCCATAGAAGTGGATGGAGGCGCGAGCGGAGTAAAGGAGACTCCACATAGGTAGAGAGTTGAGGACCAAGTGGAGtcactgtctctgtccctctggtCAGCGTGATGGCCAGAGGCCTGGGGGCGCCCCACTGGGTGACCGTGGGACTGCTGACCTGCGCGGCCTTGGGGCTGCTAGTGGCCGGACACGGGGGCCATGGAGACCTGCACGAGGACTTCCATGGCCACAGCCACTCACATGAGGATTCCCACCATGGACACAGCCACGCCCACGGCCATGGCCACACTCACGAGAGCATCTGGCATGGGCATACCCACGGTCATGACCATGGACATTCACATGAGGATTTGCACCATGGACATGCCCATAAACACAGCCATGGAGGCCATGGGGAGGCTCCAGGAATCAAGCAGGAACTGGACACTGTCACTCTCTGGGCCTATGTGAGTCCCTAGGGTCTGGGGGAGAAAGAGACTGGGTCTGGATTGCTGGGAAACCACGCACACCTGACCCCTGACTCTCCCTTACTAGGCACTGGGGGCCACAGTGCTGATCTCTGCAGCTCCATTTTtcatcctcttcctcatccctgtGGAGTCAAACTCCCCCCGGCACCGCTCTCTGCTCCAGATCTTGCTCAGTTTTGCTTCTGGTGGGCTCCTGGGAGATGCCTTCCTGCACCTCATCCCTCATGCTCTGGGTGAGTAGCCACAGATCTCTACTTCAagtctttgtgtgtgtatatgtatgagtgtgtgtgtgtctatgtgtgtgtgtgtgtgtgtatatatataatagaggtagactttagagaaagagagaaagaagcattaattttttgttccCCTTTTTTTATGCATTGCTTGTTTCTTGttcttgggtttttatttttgtatttttctgaagctggaaacggggagagacagtcagacagactcccacatgcgcccgaccgggatccacccggcacgcccaccaggggcgacgctctgcccaccagggggcgatgctctgcccctctggggtgtccctccgcctcgaccagagccactccagcgcctggggcagaggccaaggagccatccccagcgcccaggccatccctgctccaatggagcctctgctgcgggaggggaagaaagagacagagaggaaggagggggtgggggtggagaagcaaatgggcacttctcccatgtgccctggccgggaatcgaacccgggtcccctgcacgccaggcggatgctccaccgctgagccagccggccagggccgcattgcttgtttcttgtatgtgccctgactggggatcaaaccttggCTTCTCGGGATCAccgtaaccaactgagctacctggccagggctgaaaccatTTCTGGGGGGAGTGTGGAGGTCAAATCTTAATATATTCTGCTCAGAAAAactgggggatatttcaaaatgaatatgaaacaataaaaaaagaagcatttaattttttttattaaacaagaacatcaggaaagcaaacaagtcaaaggaagttgtttgattacgcaaatgagatgcaaaaccaacttttatctcGTTGGTGAAAACGCAGTCTACAAAAGGCtagaagtactggagtatctgcacgttccctgatcccctagtttttgtgagcagtgtattttattCTCTGGAGAAAAGGGCCTTTCCCCTCTGTCATCCCTGACCTTCCAATATTGCTTCAAATACATACCCCGTGGGTTGGCTCTTCTCTTATCTggccttttcttccccttcttccagaACCTCATTCTCACCAGCTTCAGGAGCAGCCAGGACATGGACACTCCCACAGTGGTGAGGCGGGGTCAGGTGGAGACAGGGTGGGGTGCTGGGGAAGGGCTGACTCTCCCACAGTTCTCCTCCTGCACCTGAGGGAGAGACCTCTGGAATCCACACCCCCCTTAATGTCGTTGCTTCCATTCccaggccagggccccattctCTCGGTAGGACTGTGGGTCCTCAGTGGAATTGTCGCCTTTCTTGTGGTGGAGAAATTTGTGAGACATGCAAAAGGAGGAGATGGACACAGTCATGGCCACGGTCACACACACGGAAGTCATGGAAGACAGGGTAGGCCCGGGAGCAATTTTTCTGAAAGCCACTCCGCATGCCTCAGAAGCCCTTCATCTTATGGCTCTCAGGGGGGGAGGGGACTTTCCTTTTGAGGATGTATCAGGCGGTCTCTGTTCCGCTCTCTTACCAACTCCTTTCTTCTCACAGAGCGTTcttcaaaagagaaacagaactcagaagaagaagaaaaggaagcaggGGGGTTGAGGAAACGGAGAGGAGGGGGCCCAGGGCCCAGAGATGGTCCAGCGAGACCTCAGAACTCTGAAGAGGAGAAAGCAGGCTCAGGTGAGGGCAGGGTTGGTAATAAGCTTGGGCAAGGGGAGTCCTCCTAAGCCACGGGGAATATGTGGGTGATAGCAGGCATGTGGAAGACActgggggctgggtggggaaTGGTCCCGGAAGGGGCCGTGGGAGAGGTGACAGtggctggccagggctgggagggagcTGACTGTTTGTCTTGTCTTCCTCTGATTGTTttgtcttcctctcttcctgtaTAAGACCTGCGCGTGTCCGGATACTTGAATCTGGCTGCTGACCTGGCGCACAACTTCACAGATGGTCTGGCCATTGGTGCTTCATTTCGAGGgggccgggggttggggatcCTGACCACATTGACTGTCCTGCTACATGAAGTGCCCCATGAAGTCGGGGACTTTGCCATCTTGGTCCAGTCTGGCTGCAGCAAAAAGCAGGTTGGTGATGATGTGCACCAGACATGGTTGCCTCTAACCCTTGACCCTCTGCTCATCCACTCCAAGCCCAAGACTGCCTCTCCTTAGTTTCAAATAAGTCATACTGATATTGacaataaagttagaaatgagagggagggtctatttgttttttctgaagcttagtactttttttttttttttgtatttttctgaagtgaggagcagggaggcagagagacacactctcGCATatgcctgaccggatccacccagcacgcccaccagggggcgatgctgtgctcatctggggtgttgctccattgcaaccagagctattctagcacctgaggtggaggccatggagccgtcctcagcgcccaggccaactttgctccagtggagccttggctgtgggaggggaagagagaaatagagagaagggagagggagaagagtggagaagcagatgggtgcttctcctttgtgccctggccgggaatcaaacccaggacttccacataccaggccgacattctaccactgagccaaccggccagggccagtacgtttttgctttttgttaagattttatttattgattttagagaagagggaaaggttgGAGGGCCAGGAAGGGAAAGCACTGACTCAGTAgttacttctcgtatgtgccttgaccagggttttgaaccaggaacctcagcattccaggccaatgctttatccactgcaccaccacaggtcaggctgcttagtACTTCTTGAACTGTGGTCCATAAACCATCTGAATGATTTATGGAGGTCATTTACACCACAGTCCCCATCCTGGATTACTGAATCAAAAGGTCTGTGGAAAGGACCTTTTATATATCTAAGTTGTTTCTGAAAGTGTTTATTCtagacccccccccttttttttttttgctatactcTTTGTTTCCAAACACATGCacctagaggggaaaaaaaagacatacatccTACCCATACATACCTATACCCTACCAGCCACATCCGAACCACTGGTAATCTGTAGGCGTTGATgagtgcccctctctctctcttctgcccgCCAGGCGATGCGTCTGCAACTACTCACGGCCATAGGGGCACTGGCAGGCACAGCCTGTGCCCTCCTGCCTGAAggaggagcagtgggcagcgaAGTTGCAGGtggtgcaggccctggctggatccTGCCGTTCACAGCAGGTGGCTTCATCTACATAGCCACGGTGTCCGTGCTGCCTGAGCTGCTGAGGGAGGCATCGCCAGTGCAGTCGCTTCTGGAGGTGCTGGGACTGCTGGGGGGAGTTGTCATGATGGTGCTGATTGCCCACCTCGAGTAAGAGGGGGGTCAActgcccccagccccagaccTGTAGCCTCTTAAGTCCGCAGGGTCGGGGGTCTGTGGAGGTTGGGGACCCTGGCCAGGGACATCTGCCAAAAGAAGGAGCTGTATCCTAGGGAAGTGGTGATGTTAGCATGAGGCCAACAAGGTTTGGCAGTCATACAGGGGCTGTAGGGATGAGAATGAGAGGCCCGAGGGACCATAGTGCTGACCACGTGGTTGGGTTGGGAGGGGTGCTAAATGCGGCCGTGTAGAAAGCTGGAAGGGACCCGTGATGGCATCCTCCCCCGCGTCTCCTATGGGACTTGTTCTTAGAGAACCGAGCTGCCACATACAGGTTTCTCCAAGGTCCTCCTCATCCCTCCTTCCCACCTGTTGGTGGAGGCTTCAGGGAAGACCGAAGCCCTGGACTGGACCGAGGGGGCAGCAGGAGTCGAGATAGGCATCTATTAAACATCAATCGTGTGTCCTGATTTGGAAATGATCTGGCGGGGGCGGGGAGCTTTAGTTGCTAATCTCATGGCCTAATTTGTATTTTGtcgctaattttttttaatttcgcTGTTTGAATCGAAGGGTGATGGGGTGGTGACCGAAAATAAAGTCCTCGGATCTTCCGCCCCAAATGcagtcttttgtcttttttggggggaatggGGGCCCTTAGTCTCCACTCCTCAGGCCCGCGAGTGTCTGGCCACACCCCCGCGGTGGGAGGTCGGCTTGAGCGGGTTCCGCCGAAAGCCGAAAGCCTAACGCTGGTGGGGCTGTAACTGGCCGGGCTTTGCCCTGGCCACGCCCCCTCTGCGCCCGGATTGGCTCCCTGGTGGAGGTGCCCGCCTACACGGCCGGCCATGGCGACTCAGCTCCGGCTCTGTTCTGCGCTGGCCCTGGTCACAGGTTGAGGGGGTGCTCGCCCGGGCGGGTTGGGGTGCCGGAATGGTGTGGGGGCACGCCCTCGGCCTCTGCAGCTGCTGTGGTGATCTCTGGCTACCGGTCCGAACTTTACTAACTTTGCGCCCCGTTAACCTTTGACTCCTTGCCCTTTTCTCCCCGCACCCCACCCCGCGTGTCCTCTCCCACCGCAGGTGCGGGTAGCGGCATCGGCCGAGCCGTCAGCGTGCGCCTGGCCCGAGAGGGGGCCGCCGTGGCCGCTTGCGACCTGGACCTGGCAGCGGCACAGGAGACTGTGCAGCTGCTGGGCGGGCCAGGGACCGACAAGGGGGCGCCCCGCGGGGCCCACGTCGCCTTCCAGACTGACGTGTCTGAGGCCGGGGCCGCCAGGAGCCTGCTAGAACAAGTGCAGGTGAACATGAGCGGTCTCCCCCGCGTTTACAGCGCTCACACTGCCTCCACCGCCTCTGGCTCTTCATGGTTTCTTTGGTGGGTTATCTCCCTCTTCCATAGGCCTGCTTTTCTCGCCCGCCATCTGTCGTTGTGTCCTGTGCGGGTGTTACCAGGGATGAGTTTCTGCTCCACATGTCTGAGGATGACTGGGACAAAGTCATAGCTGTCAACCTCAAGGTGGTGACCCGAACCTGTGATCTCTGGCCCCTTGAGCCTGGGAAGAGTTGGAGGATGACCGTCAGTCCTGATCCTTTCTGCCTTGCTATAtatactctctcctctctgccaggGCACCTTTCTAATCACTCAGGCAGCAGCCCAAGCCTTGGTGTCCAGTGCTTGTCACGGCTCCATCATCAACATCAGCAGCATCGTTGGGAAGGTCAGGCTGAGCTGGGAtgaggtcagggcacagacagcagAGGCCCTCCTGATTCATCCCaaatctctgcctcccctgtagGTGGGGAACATGGGCCAGACAAACTACTCCGCATCCAAGGCTGGAGTGATCGGGCTGACCCAGACTGTAGCCCGGGAGCTCGGACGGTTGGTCAGATACTTGGGGGTGCAGGGGGCTTGGCTGAGGCAGGTAGGAGCTGAGAGGGAGGGGTCCGTGTACGATCTTTTCCCGAGTCAGCCACCACTCTCCCCTTCACAGACATGGGATCCGCTGCAACTCTGTCCTTCCAGGGTTCATTACAACACCCATGACACAGAAACTGCCACAGAAAGTGCTGGACAAGGTAGGAGGCCTTggaaggagggcagagagcagaatCTGTCAGAGACCTCGCCTCCCTGGGCTTGAGAGAGTGAGAATGCTGGGCACTGTACCTAGCAAGAAGTAGGTAATCAGTTAAGTGTGCAAGAAATGAGACAGGAGAAGATCACAGACTCAGTgtacaaaccaaccaaccaacaaaaaccgtgagaaactttcagccacattGAAGTGTTTCCTTACAGGTGACGGCAATGATCCCCATGGGACATTTTGGGAACCCTGAGGGTGAGCACTGAGTGAGGAGGAGACCCCCCCCAGGGAGGGCCCTGAATGAATAGATCCCAAAGTCCGTGGTATCCTGGTAGCCGAGAGGGTCTCACCAGGTTAATAGTTGGTGCGTGTGTTTTGGGGAGGGAGAGTGTCTCTGGTGGAGATGATGGCTCCTTTGGGTCTATGGGGGTGAGTAGGATTCTGCCCTGTCCTCGCTCCTCGCTATTTCCATAGATGTGGCAGATGTGGTCGCATTCTTGGCATCTGAGGACAGTGGATACATCACCGGGGCCTCAGTGGAAGTCACTGGTATGAGGACatcctggggagggagagggtagaGAAGTGGAACCCGGATGATAAGTGAAAGCAAATGAGGGGAGTCTAGAGCCATTGAAGGAAGAAGGGCAGAGGTTCCCGAAGGCCAGGGACAGAAGAAGgtgggcacccccccccccccccgcccattaGTCTCCACCTCCGCATCTGTCCAAACGTTTCTGCCCCTCCCAGGAGGTCTCTTCATGTAACTGCCTCCAGGACCCTGGACCGGCTCACCCCCCACCGCTCTGCCTGGCCTCCTGCTGATGAGGACTCTGAGTTCCCAGGCTACAAAAGGGGTGGCAGTGTATGGCGCAGGAATGCTGAATATGGGAGGCAGGGGTGATTGTGACCCTAATAAATTCCAAATCCTCTTCCCTGCCACCTCCGGTTCTTCTTGTGTCCAAGCCCACagacccttccccctcctttccctttccccaaagGATTGTTCCTTTTCACTGCCTCGTCTCCCAGGGCAACCCCTGCCACCGGGTGTGAGGCGAGATGTGTGTCACTGTGTATTCGTGACACTCTGGGCCTTTTTGGGTCTTAGCCCCACCCCCTACCAATAGTGCTGCAGCCCCAGCTTCCTCCCCCCAATACCCTGGGTCCCTTATGGTCCCCAAGGGTGATTTGTTCATGGCTCCATCCCAGTGTCCAGTCTAGCCTTGGGAGGGGGTCTTGGAACAGgtggccctcccccacccctctccttttcctgagtccccctctcccttttctctccaccTTACAATAGCTGCAGCCAGCCTGGGGTCCATTGGGGGGGGATTACAGAAGGGGGCCAGGATTAGGGGAATGGACCAGCCGATGAAAAGAGCTGAAGGAGAgtagagggagggggctgggaggaggaggaagaaggggagggggtctGCGCTAATCGACTCTGGAGCCCACATAAGGACTGGCCACGGACTGAAGGAGAGAAGACAGGGAAGTAGGGGGGAACTGAGGGAGGGGGCGAGGGGACCCATTACTGCCTTGTCCCAGAAACAGGCCACCCTCTGGCAGCTGCAGCCCAAAGCCGGGAGCCCCAGCTCAGGCTGGCGTAGATTGGGATACCTATCACGGCCTCTTTTCCCTGTATCCCTCTCATCCCCTGCCCTCAGCGGGGATCGCTCTGTGTCCTCTTGCCTCTTGGTCCCCTTACTTTACTGCAAAGTCCTGGAGGAGTCCTCGGCCCACTTCCCACTCCAGACATTAGGCCCCCTTTGCCCCCATCCACCCACATGCGCATACCCCCTCCCCGACAGGGGCCCCatcttgtgtgtgtgtccctgcttCCGCGTGGTGTCTCCATTCCCCCGTTCCTCCTTGCGcgcctccctcccccgccccgggCCGCGGCTCCTGATTGTCCAAACGCAATTCTCGAGTCTCTGGCTCCGGCCGAGAGTTGAGTCTGGACGTCCCGAGCCGCCGCCCCCAGACCTCGAGGGGAGAGCAGACCGGAGGGTCTCTAGGGAGAGCCCAAGCGGAGGGTGGAGCCAGTGCCCAGGGCGGCAAAGGGCGCCCAGGGCGGCAAAGGGCATCCTGGGCACTTAGGACTGAGTTGCATTCACAGGACTGGAGAACTGACGTGGCAGAGGACCCTCCGCAGCTCTTGTCCCCGGAATCCCAGGGGCTGGGGTTACGAGAGTCGTGTTCGGGGATGGGGAGCCGGTCCCCAGAGCCGCTAGAGGACGCGGAGTGGGGGAGGTGGCCCTTCTGCAATCCCCCCACCCGCCCCCTCCCGGGACCCGAGCGATCCGGGGCCCGCCCTGCGGAGCGGAGGCCCCGGGTGGGGGCCACGGGGGGGAACCGAGTGGCAAAGGTTGGCCGCGCGGCAGTGCTGGGCCGGGGCGGAGGCCGCGGTCCCCACGTGGCGCGGGACTCTAGGGACGCCGGCTCCCGGCTGGGGGTGGGCACCGCCCGAGGGCAGGGAGCCCGGGCGTCCACGTCGCGTCCCACCCGCGCCGCGAGTGGCGGGTGACGTCTCCGCCGGTGGGGGGAGCGGAGTGGAGGGGCAGGCGGAAGTGACGTAgggccccagcgcccaggccatggcggcggcggcggcgggagctGCTGTCTGAGCAGCGGCTGGGGGCTCGAGCGAACTCGGCCCGGGAGTCGGGACCCCGGGCGCGGCGCTGCGGCGGCGGCAGCGCGGACGGTGGGAGCCGGGTGAGGGGCCGCGCAGGCGCGGGGGCGGAGGGCGGGCGGCCCCGAGGGGCGGGGTCTGCGCGAGGGGGACCCTAACcctgtccttccctcccctccccctttcccagcccacctctccccctcctcctgctcctcctcctcctcctcctcctccaggagccCCGGCGGGGGTCTGTGCTCGGTCACCATGACGACGCCGGCAAATGCTCAGAATGCCAGCAAAACGTGGGAACTGAGTCTGTATGAGCTCCACCGGACCCCGCAGGTGACAGAATTCCCCCTTCACAGCTCACTCCCTCTCCCCAAGCCCCTCAATCCGCAGACCCGCTCTTACagccctttccccatttttttgtCCCGTTCTACCGATCCTGCCCGATTTCGCAGACTCCCTTCACCGTACCTCTGAATCTCCTTAACCTTTTCAAACCACTTCCACGTTTATTTCATTTGATCCTCGTAACAGCCAGAGAGGTAGAGCAAAAATATTACTGCCTTCTTTTGAAAGGTAGTAAACAGAAATTACCTTTTCCCTGTTCCTCAGTTCAACGTCATAGATCAATGCCTATAAGACTCACCTTCGGAGCTAATTGAAAACTGGAGCTTTCTGGCCTGCCGCCAACTCACCCTCAACAACGTTCCGATACAATAATGGAATAGGGCCCCAGA of Saccopteryx bilineata isolate mSacBil1 chromosome 1, mSacBil1_pri_phased_curated, whole genome shotgun sequence contains these proteins:
- the SLC39A7 gene encoding zinc transporter SLC39A7, translated to MARGLGAPHWVTVGLLTCAALGLLVAGHGGHGDLHEDFHGHSHSHEDSHHGHSHAHGHGHTHESIWHGHTHGHDHGHSHEDLHHGHAHKHSHGGHGEAPGIKQELDTVTLWAYALGATVLISAAPFFILFLIPVESNSPRHRSLLQILLSFASGGLLGDAFLHLIPHALEPHSHQLQEQPGHGHSHSGQGPILSVGLWVLSGIVAFLVVEKFVRHAKGGDGHSHGHGHTHGSHGRQERSSKEKQNSEEEEKEAGGLRKRRGGGPGPRDGPARPQNSEEEKAGSDLRVSGYLNLAADLAHNFTDGLAIGASFRGGRGLGILTTLTVLLHEVPHEVGDFAILVQSGCSKKQAMRLQLLTAIGALAGTACALLPEGGAVGSEVAGGAGPGWILPFTAGGFIYIATVSVLPELLREASPVQSLLEVLGLLGGVVMMVLIAHLE
- the HSD17B8 gene encoding (3R)-3-hydroxyacyl-CoA dehydrogenase isoform X2, whose product is MATQLRLCSALALVTGAGSGIGRAVSVRLAREGAAVAACDLDLAAAQETVQLLGGPGTDKGAPRGAHVAFQTDVSEAGAARSLLEQVQACFSRPPSVVVSCAGVTRDEFLLHMSEDDWDKVIAVNLKGTFLITQAAAQALVSSACHGSIINISSIVGKVGNMGQTNYSASKAGVIGLTQTVARELGRHGIRCNSVLPGFITTPMTQKLPQKVLDKVTAMIPMGHFGNPEDVADVVAFLASEDSGYITGASVEVTGGLFM
- the HSD17B8 gene encoding (3R)-3-hydroxyacyl-CoA dehydrogenase isoform X3 — encoded protein: MATQLRLCSALALVTGAGSGIGRAVSVRLAREGAAVAACDLDLAAAQETVQLLGGPGTDKGAPRGAHVAFQTDVSEAGAARSLLEQVQACFSRPPSVVVSCAGVTRDEFLLHMSEDDWDKVIAVNLKGTFLITQAAAQALVSSACHGSIINISSIVGKVGNMGQTNYSASKAGVIGLTQTVARELGRHGIRCNSVLPGFITTPMTQKLPQKVLDKVTAMIPMGHFGNPEDVVAFLASEDSGYITGASVEVTGGLFM
- the HSD17B8 gene encoding (3R)-3-hydroxyacyl-CoA dehydrogenase isoform X1, which produces MATQLRLCSALALVTGAGSGIGRAVSVRLAREGAAVAACDLDLAAAQETVQLLGGPGTDKGAPRGAHVAFQTDVSEAGAARSLLEQVQACFSRPPSVVVSCAGVTRDEFLLHMSEDDWDKVIAVNLKGTFLITQAAAQALVSSACHGSIINISSIVGKVGNMGQTNYSASKAGVIGLTQTVARELGRHGIRCNSVLPGFITTPMTQKLPQKVLDKMWQMWSHSWHLRTVDTSPGPQWKSLEVSSCNCLQDPGPAHPPPLCLASC